The sequence CCACGTTGTGTTGTCGCATTTTTAGCAATATCACCAAAGAATGTATTTTGTCCAGTCTTTAAGATAATTGCTTTTCCTTGCCCACTCAATACGTCAGTTCCCATAAAAATCAAGTCCTGCATATCTAGCGCGGAAACAGATTCTGAATTTTTATCGATACCAGCATCAACAAATTTTTCTACTGGCATTGATTCACCTGTCAAAGAAGATTGGTTGATAAATAAATCCTTTGTCCAAATCAGGACAGCATCTGCTGGAATCATATCACCTGTCGCAAGCGTTACAATATCCCCTGGAACAACTTCATCCATCGGAATTTCTTTGGTTTGACCTGCACGAGTTACAGCGGTTGTATTTTCGATGAGTTCTTTTAAATTCAGGCTTGCTTTTTGGGAACGATATTCTTGAATAAAGGCAATAATAACACTAGCTAAAATCATGATCCCCATTACAAGCGCTGCTTCAAAATCTTTTGTTGCAGCTGAAACTACCATCAATAAGGCTAATACATAAACAAATGGATCTTTAAATGCTTCTAAAAACATCATAATTGCTGGTGTTGGTTTTTGTGCGGACACTTCATTTGGTCCATACTCTTCTAAACGATGTTTAGCATCTTCTTCGGATAATCCCTTTTCTGAGGTACGAAGTTCCATCATCAATTCACGTTCAGAGAGCATTGCTAATTTTCTTAATTCTTGGTCTTTTGTTGTTTTCTTTATATCTGCTATTTTTTTGTTCATCATTTTCTTTTCCTCCTTTTGCTTCATCTTATTTAGAAAGGAAAAGAAGTATTATTTCAATCCCATCGTTTCTAAGATGAAGACTACATTTCGATTATTTTTCCGCTGACTGGGGTCTTCCATGTGACTCTTCCTCTCTTTTGTTTATTTTGGAACGATGGATTTTTTTAACTGTTTGGTTGGCCTTTTGCTATCTGAATTATGCTTTCCTTCAGGCTTTTTGTTTCTTTTTGCGGAACTTCGCTCCTTATAGTCGCCAAGTACTGTTCATCATCAGCTCTGGCGAAGCCAGTCGCTGTGATTCACAGCAAAAACGCACACTCAACAATAGAGTGTGCGTGAAATAGCAACTTAAATAAAAGTTTCTCTATCGTTGAGCTTTAGCACTATAGGGCGTAGATAATTTCTTATCAGCTACGTTATGAATGACCTTCACGATCATTCCTGTTCAACCAACTAAGAGTCTCTCGATTCTTTCGCGGCAGCAGCATGTGTCCAAATAGGAGCCTCACCTAACAATTATTCAGTTATTGATCCGTAATCATCATAGTTCATATTTTTACAATTGTCAAAAGAAAAATAAATAAACAATAAATAGTCATTATTCGTTATGTTGATTGCCCTAAATCTGCTCTACCTTGACTGATTTCAGTTCTTGAGAAGTTTGCAGCTTTTAACTCTTCATCCGATAATTTATTCACCAAATCATAAAACCAATTACCTAATTCAAAAAACAGTTCGTCTGTCATTTTTTTAGATTCAGAAAATAATATATTTTCTGCTTGGTTTACTTTTAATGTTAAAACCAGTTCTAAAAGATAGCTTTGGATTGGAACAGAATAATTTTCTCCAGTACCTTCATCTGTGACCTGAATCACTGGCA is a genomic window of Enterococcus haemoperoxidus ATCC BAA-382 containing:
- a CDS encoding DUF6483 family protein codes for the protein MMEYEKDWFMRQVKAAVFNPFKKTSEVQVMPVIQVTDEGTGENYSVPIQSYLLELVLTLKVNQAENILFSESKKMTDELFFELGNWFYDLVNKLSDEELKAANFSRTEISQGRADLGQST